The following DNA comes from Leishmania mexicana MHOM/GT/2001/U1103 complete genome, chromosome 8.
GGGATTCGGGACGCAATATTGCGGCCGCGCGAGCAGCTCACCTACGTGGCGATGGATTATTGCGAGGGCGGTGACCTGTGGCACTTCATGCGAGATTTGAAAGTCTCTGTGCGATCCTCTTCCGGAAAGTTCGGTGATATAATGTCGACGCGGGTGTTTCGACGCTGGTCGGTGGAGCTGATCTTGGCGCTGGGCTTTTTGCACTCGCACAACATCGCCCATCGCGACCTGAAGCCGCAGAATTTGATGCTCGCCAAGCGCACAGACGCGATACTCTCCTCATCCTTTGCTGTTGACAGCGCCAACAGCGAGTTGTGTGATATCGAGGGTGCGCCGGCCGGGGAGCTGTACGCGTTGAAGGTCGGCGACTTTGGCCTCTCGCGGCTGGAGGGGATCCCGTACAAGAAGTACGTGCACGAGGCAGTCACGCTTTGGTACCGCAGCCCGGATGTGCTGCTCGGGAACACAAACTACACCTACTCCGCAGACGCTTGGTCGCTGGGGTGCATTCTAGTCGAAATGGCCTCGGGCAGTGTCCTCTTCAAGGGCAAGGACGAGGCAGACGAGCTGCGGCACATCTTCacacgcggctgccgccCGTCCCCCTCGATCTTTCCACGAATGCGGGACTACCATTACTGCGAGCGGTATGCGGAGGTGCTGAATCGGTATCAGGAGGCGGACACCGAGAACATGACTGCGGAGGAACTGATGCAGATGCAGCTGGAGCGTATCAgccgccacctgcgcgcGTTCCTGCGCGACCGTCACGCCCTCGAGCTGCTTGGCGATGCAGGGGTCGATCTGGTTGCCAGGCTGCTGATCCTCGATCCAGAGCGTCGTCTTACCGTTCTGGAGGCGATGAACCACCGCTTCTTCACGAACGCGTATGCTGAGGTCTACGGCGCGGATGGATAGTCCCGGGTGGCTCCGCTTCAGGGGCGCAccgctcctccctcgcttTCCTTCCACGCGCCCCTTTTCCCACCCCTTTACGCACTCGACCGCTCCAGCGATGTGGCCCGGCTGGAGTCCTTCGactcgacaccgccgccactaCCTGCACCGCCATTACCCGACGCCAGCTGCAATAAGCccacgcaggcgcaccatagggagggaggtgcgaAGGaacgcccctccctctccccgcctcgcccccctccccccacacacaaaatAGAGAGACTTGAACAGTGAAGGCGGTACTAGCAGAAGAcgtgaggaggcggagtgAGAAAGGAAAGGGTAACAGGAGAGCACAGCGATGCAGCGAGAGaagggccgccgccgcaataTGACGAGCAagcgaaggggagggggaggaagggatgGCCGACGCGCAGacacaggaggaggaaaacaACGCGGCTAGAATGCTAAGCAGGGCCTGACCATCGATACCAGTATTAAAGGGGAGATGAAAGGTGAAAGCAGTCAGCAGCAAAGCGCGGACTCGATACTCGAAAAGAGCTGTTGGAGGGCGGCGTGTACATGTGCGATTTGGAGAGGCGCATGCGTGAGCTACCgggcggcgaggcggtgaagGAGAATGACGGTGTTGCTTAAATGTTCTAAGCacggcagcgtctcctcTGCTGAGTGTGGCGCCACAGCTGCTCTTCTGCGACCGTCTTCCTCCCGTCCAGTTCCCTCTGTGTTTCTAtgtccctttttttccttgaaaagaaaaaaaaagcattaactggaaaaaaagagcgaccgttttctttttttttcgtgctaACGTGCGcggatgatgatgatgtctgtgtgtgcctgtgtgcctgtggGATGGAGCCATCGAAGTCAGATGTGCTCCACACTCCGTGTCATCGAATGCCCTTTCTTCCTTCTTTTATGTATCCCTTTCgtttcttttgtgtgtgtgtgcgtgtttgtgttgGAGCACtttcctctccgcctctgctcgcgtgtgtgtgtagcaaCGGGAAAAGGGAGTTagggagggaaagaggagcgcgtgtgtgcgcaggcATCTGCCAGCGCTTGTGTCTGTGTATCGTGCGGCTGTTGGCGTGCTCATGGTGTATCTAATCACGCTTCGCTTGTATCATTGTTGCTGCTACGCAGAGCGCATTCTTCACGTTTTTCTATCTCCTTCTTTTCCCCCCTCACCTCGTTCTCTGTTCATCGTTTTGTTTGGGCTGTTCTTTGACATGTTTGCGTgcctttctctgtgtgtgtttgtgtgcgtgcgtgtggtggtggaaaGGGTGGTGAATGGTTGTGTCGTGGGGGAGGGTTGAGGAGAAAGTATTACGACCGATCTGCTTGAGGGGTGGCcaacctcctccaccactaTCCGCTTCAACTCTCACCTTTTTGTTCCTGCACACGTGTTGACATTTTTGTGCTCgcgccttttcctttcttttttgttccGAGGGGGGTGTCCTCTTGCTGACAGCGCCTCACCGCCCTCTGCTACCCATCACATTTCTTTTATATCTGCCTGCCTCAACA
Coding sequences within:
- a CDS encoding putative protein kinase gives rise to the protein MVLKRMDNTSVEDGLQAATLREIMVLDEVSAGTSNRDRVERDAFRSGRAVFRPTMTAPSNTHVQERFPSSFMDHNRYFAGGAAEDDWADMASSSSGPLRSGTFDALSAQQRRRISRGRQHLIGIRDAILRPREQLTYVAMDYCEGGDLWHFMRDLKVSVRSSSGKFGDIMSTRVFRRWSVELILALGFLHSHNIAHRDLKPQNLMLAKRTDAILSSSFAVDSANSELCDIEGAPAGELYALKVGDFGLSRLEGIPYKKYVHEAVTLWYRSPDVLLGNTNYTYSADAWSLGCILVEMASGSVLFKGKDEADELRHIFTRGCRPSPSIFPRMRDYHYCERYAEVLNRYQEADTENMTAEELMQMQLERISRHLRAFLRDRHALELLGDAGVDLVARLLILDPERRLTVLEAMNHRFFTNAYAEVYGADG